GCTTGACGTTCCAGCATCGGGTCGTTCTGGAGGCTCTTTCCGACAAGATCCCATCCTGGAGCTATCTTTCCGCGTATGGAAGACAGACGCCCATTATTGGAACTTTCCACGGCGCTGATGTTGCGCTTATGGCTACGGGATTCCCAGAACCTTTGTACCTGGCAATGGCCCAGTATctcctcagcttcgtctATCACCTTGATCCCAACGTTATTAGCAAGATGGACGGTGGCGCAAGGCCTCTGCCTGAATGGCCAAGATATGACGTGAAGACCAAGGACATGATGCAATTTACAGACAAGGGCCTTATCATCGGGAAGGATGATTTCCGCCAGGATGCATTCAACTATTTCAACTCCAAGCTACACCAGCTGAGGTGGTAATGGTCTCTGAAGTTATGATGAAGTCCTCGTCCTAGTTTTGGACAACGGAATTCCTACATGGTTAAAGATCTATATTTAGAATGTAACAATCTAGAGTAGCTATATCACGAAGTAAAATGAAACTAAAATttacacaaaaaaaaaacattttCCACTTCCCGAATGATATAAAAGAAAGCCTCCCCCATTCCTCATCAAACGAAAAGACGGTACTCTGTGCTCCATATAGCGTCTGAATTATGTCTCTGGTCATCGTAAGGATCCACCTCGGCGGGTTTCTTATGTCGGTGGATTTAGCTATCCAAACGGCGAGACGAAGAGATTAGTCAGATTTACTCGCTGATGACACAGTCTATGAGTGTCTCTCCATTAGACCTTGTGTGTACTATTAAGTAGCCTTTGCGATGGATATGTAGATTGATGTTATGCAGGGCCACTGTTGTGGTTGAATCCAGGTAGTCTCTTTTTGACAATGGATTGGTTTAGCTTTGGCTATGTAGCCAAAGTGGCCTTTGGATCGGTAGAGTCTCACCATGATAAACGGTTATACGATTGATGCTAACCCAAACGGACATATTAGCTGGTCTTTTTTGAGACTGTGCAGATTATATACAACATTTATTTTCATCCTCTAAGACATATCCCCGGCCCATGGCTGTTTCGCGCCAAGCGATTGTTCTATGTTATACGATTTAATCAGGGTAGGCTGTCGTATGACGTACATAAATGGCATGCCAAATACGGACCAATTGTGCGTATCGCACCAGATGAGCTTGCCTTTGAAGATCCAGATGCTTTCAAGGACATCTACGGGCGTCGTCCTGATGATGAAATGACCAAACCAGACCGTTCATATCATCTTATAGGCGAGGCACGCAGTATAATGAATGAGACTAAAGAAAAACACGCTCGTCTCCGGAAACAGCTGGCTCTTGGCTTCAGCGAACGCAGCATGCGAGACCAGGAACCCATTATTGGCAACTATGTTGATCTTCTCATCAAAAGGCTTCATGAGCACTGTATTGACGGCGATAAACTTGACCCCATTACGGGcgagaaggccaagagagAGTTGAACATGACGGCCTGGTATGCTTGGACGACCTTTGACATTATCGGAGATTTAGCATTTGGCGAGCCCTTTGGGTGTCTGGAACGTGCCAAGTATGATCCTTGGGTagctgccattggcaaagCCGTACGCTTTAGTCCTGTGATTCTGGGTGCGAAGCTCTTGGGTTATGAGTGGGCTTTGCGTCCTCTGCTGAGTATGTTGAATAAGTATCGCCGCGAGCACAACAGGCTTTgtatggagaagctgcaaaggCGGATGGCCATGTCGGCTGAACGGCCGGACTTGATTGAAGGGCTGctgcaaaaggccaaggactGGGTATGTGTTCTACCTCAGTCCTCAAATGTGATTCTGACATTTTACAGGATATGGACGTTCGGCAAGTCATGCAGAATAGCAGTAACCTCATTATTGCGGGCTCTGAAACCACAGCCACAGGCCTGGCTGGTATTACATATCTACTTCTGAAGAATCCAGATGCGCTACAAAAAGTGGTTCAAGAGGTCCGATCATCTTTTTCCTCTGAGGACGAAATCACTCTTTTGTCAGTCAATAATCTTCCATTCATGTTCGCCTGCATAAATGAAGCTTTGAGGCTATATCCGCCTGTCGCTCTCGGCTTGCCTCGAATCGTGCCAAGAGAAGGCGCAGTTATTGCTGGACAATTTGTCCCACAAGGAGTGAGTATCAAATTACCTGACCGAGATCTACCAAAACAAGCTGAGAACATACTCTTCGTTAACACTTTACAATAATTAGATGACTGTTAGCACCTGGCATTGGGCAATCTACCACAGCGAGAGGCTGTGGAATAAACCGTTCGAATTCCACCCGGAGCGCTTCTTGCACGATCCCAGCTTTGCCAACGATAGACTGGAGGCTTTGCAACCATTTTCAGTAGGGCCACGAAACTGCCTTGGCCGCAAGTAAGTCACCCTGAAAAGCGATGAGAGTTCATTTCAGAATCCAATCTGAATCATATTTGGACTAACAATCTTCAGTCTTGCGTATGCCGAGATGCGACTGATCCTTGCACgcatcctcttcaactttGACTTGAAGCTTGtgaatgaggaggaggattggATGGACCAGTGCACTTTTATTCTATGGGAAAAGGGACCTCTAAATGTATACTTGACGCCAGTCAAGAAGTAAAACTACAAAGGATAGATAGGTATGGAATAAATTTGACATCTTCGGTCGGTTTGAAGCAGTATATGGAAGCCCCTAGGCTTGCAGATATTACTTGACCTGTAGATGTTGCAAAGATTGCACAGTAGATGCATCTTCTTTAGGATTTACCATGGGATATACCTTTCTCGCTTGAAGCTTAAGCCAGCTCAGGTACCTCAGTACCTTGGCTTGTCCATCTGTACACTCTTCCGTATCTttttcagcagcctcaggcaCCAGCCGGTTTTTTCTGGCAGCCTCAGGCAGTCACCGACATCCAAATCTTGCAAACGTCAGTCAATCAGCGCGTGCAATCCAGCAATATCGCTGAGGTGCACTAACAAACCAGCACCGCTTCACAAGATCTTGCAGCATATGATACGCTATACTGTAGTGAGTTTGGCAGAGTTTGGCGGACTTGGCTGATGGCTGATGGCTCGGATGGCTGCTGGTTTGGGTGAGGGGTTAGGTACATGGTAGTTTGCTGTAGCCGTGATACAATCCGAAGTACACGTTCTTATCTATAAACGAGCCAACCAGCGTCTCGCTTCAGGCTCCAAGCCTAGCAGATTCTGCAAGCTTAGTGAATTCTGCAACCTTTggaaaaaaacgaaaaaaacGACGGGTTTGCAATTGTTCGCAAGCCTAGATGCTGAGGTTGCAGAGCACCACCAATTCCCGATAAGACGATAATTGAGACTATCATGCATTCCCGTATTTCTTTCAATGTAGCACAGCTAGGAGAAATAATGTAGTATCGATTGAACTTCATACTCTCTATAACAAACAGTTCTGGAAAAGAGTAGCTACATACCAGTGAACAAGAAAAATATCCATTCTACGCTTTCAAACATCCACAGAATAAAAGCATCCATCTAATTTTTCCCCTTCAAAAGTGTCGGCAGCGACAAAATTTCCCCAGCACCAACAGTGCTCTCCAAATATTCGCACACAAGCCTATTCAGTCCAGCCTCGCGTGCCTTCTCGAACCAAACCTTCGACTCCAGCTCATCAAACACGCCGCCCTCCGTCTTTTCCATGTACTTTGCAAAGTCCTGAAGGGGCACCTTTTCATCGCTGCAATGATGCTGATATGATACACGCTGTGCACTGCTTTTTCCATCTACGCTCACGGAAGCGACCGCTGCATCAGCAATGCTGTTTGCTACAGATTGCACGGAAACAAAGTCAAATGTGCCGCTGACAGCCTTAGGGAAGCGTGGCACTGCTTTGAGCAGCTTGGAGTAATTGTACAACGATGCTACAATGTCCATGTCTGGTGCATCAGCCCCAATAATGCTCGTTGGTCGATGGATCCAGCTGCGTACTCCGTGATTGTCTGCAAGTGATTCCAGGAGCGCCTCGCTCATCCATTTAGACGCTGCATATCCGTTTCTGCCATCTTTGGGAAGATTGTCTAGGCCCTGGATTGATGTTTCAGGTAGATGCTTGCCATCATAAAAACTTGCCACGGAAGCAGTAGAAACAAAGTGAAATGGAATTGATCTCGCAAGTGCCATCTCGGCCAGATATCGAGTAGATAGAACATTTGGTCGACGTAGAGAGCGGTATGTCTTCATGAACGATACATCTGCGCCGTTGTGGATAATAACGTCGGCTCGAGCAACGATATCTTTGAAGTCTGAAGATGACAAGCCGAGGTTGCGGTCTCCCAGGTCACCAGCATACTCGATGATTTTGGGACTGGATATATGGACATGTCTTAGTTCCCCATTGGCTGCTGATCGTATAGCAACACAATGTATTTCCCCGACTCTCTCATCATTGACAAGATGTTGGAGTATATGTCGTCCTAAAAAGCCAGTCGCTCCAGTCAAGATGACCGAAAGGCCTGACTTCGTTGCTGATGTTTTAGCTGAAGATAGGTATGATTGCGGCACTAAACCATCGCAAAGAGAGCGCAGTTCCTTGTTCCAATCAATACTTTGGCCTTGCAGTTCGTTCTCCGACCCATTTGCCTGAATTTTTAAAGCCATATCACGAACTGTGCTCACTTGGAACAACTCTGGCAATGTCAAGTCACAGCTGAAAGCCATTTTAAGCTCAGAGCGTAACTTTAGCAGAAGGAGAGAATTACCGCCCACGAAGAAAAAGTCTGAATCGGGCGACAATTGTATGGGCTCGATTGCTGCGGGAAGAACATCCTGCCAGACAGCAATCACCTGTGCTTCCAGGTCGGTGAGGCCCTCATTGTGTCCATCGCCACTCACCACAGATGGAAGTGGTAGACTGTTAATCTTGTACCGATCCTTTTTACCACTGGCATTCCTCGGAATCTGATCAATTGCAAGGATGTGTGTTGGACACATATACGCTGGTAGGGGTAGTTTGGCCCTAAGCTGGCTGAGGAACACGTTCTTGTCTTCAGTGAACTCATCCGAAAAGACAACAAAGGCTGCAATCATATCCGAATTGCGAAGAGACACGGCAGCATCCACGATAGCCGACCCAGCTGactcgatgatgatgtttccaATTTCTTCTAGCTCAATGCGCATTCCACGAATCTTGACTTGTGAATCGCCCTCTAATCGACCCATAAAGTCCAAAAGTCCGCTTTCAAGCATGCGACCCTTATCTCCTGTACGATAGAGCCTGTCCCATCCTCGAGCAGCAACGTCTTGTCTTGATGAAATGGTGTTGGCGATAAATTTGGCTGCAGTCTCCTCAGGTCGGTTGACGTATCCAGAGGCAACTCCAGCGCCTCCAATGCAGATTTCTCCCGGGAAGCCGACTGGAAGCGGATTTCCGCGCTCATCGACTACTACCACGGTATAGTTCGGCTGTACAAAGCCTGCTGGACTAGCAGCCTCAGAGTCATCTGTAGCATACGGGACTGTATATCTTGTACATGAGAGACTTGCCTCGGCAGGACCATAGAGATTAATAAGCTGTAAGTCTGAGAGACCTAGCCTCTTGAAACTGTGGCGGAGCTGAGGAGTAATCTTTTCACCTCCAGAAAACGCAAACTTCCAAGATGCGCACTTCTTGAGTGCATCAGATCCATAATGAAGCAAGTATAGGTACTCTGAAGGGACAAAGACTGTATAAGTTACGCCCTCTGAGAATATCAGATTGGCAATCTCGATGGCGTCTCCCCGAGCTTCTTTTGAAGCCACAACAACAGTGCCGCCGTTTGCCAGAGCACTGAATATTTGCTCCAAGTGGAGGTCAAAGCCAGATGAGCTTTGTTGAAGAACAACCTCCTTGCCAAGGCGATAGACTTTTGAAATGGCCCAAATCTGGTTCAATAGAGCATGGTGAGTGAGCAAAACTCCTTTGGGTGTGCCAGTCGAGCCACTGGTATAGATGGCGAATCCAGGCGCATTAGGGTTGGCAACACATTGAATAGAAGATTGGACGTCCTGAGGTAGTTTTGAAGTGCACACCAGCTTGACTTTGCTCTTTTCAACGGTAGATGCGAGATTCTCCGCTGTGGTCTGAGTTTCTTCTTGGTAGATTATGGCACTCGGTTTGCAATCAGCCACAATGGCCGCAAGACGACCTTCTGGATTTCTCAGATCAAGTGGTACATATACCAAGCCTAAAATTAAGATGGCCATCAGAGCACAGATTGAGTCTGCAGCTGGATGCAAGAGGATTCCAACGTAAGACCCTGCAGGGAGATTGGAAAGCTCACTGGCAATCTGACCAACGCGCTGCATCATTTGAGCATAGGTAAGTTGCTGACCGTAACCATCCTTGACTGCAATAGATTCCGGATATTGTGATGCAATTTCTTGAACTTTGTGCGCAAGAGTGGGCGTCTTCCAGTCTATCTCGAGACTTTCACCACGACCAGGAGAGATGGCGTTCTCGATCTCAGAGGGAGTCGCAAGAAGACAGTCCAGTGCCTCCCTAGAAGTGTCATTGGCAAATCCTTCCACAGTATGAGTATACCATGACAAGAGTTTGTTAGTATCCTCAGCGCTATAGAGGTAGCGTTGGGTAGTAAACGAGATGATAGTTCCCTCTGCAATCTCTGAAatgtcgatgatgaggtCGTAAGGGTTACGGGCATCTGTTGTGGATGTCCACTCAATTTCGCAGTTACCAAGCGGCATAGTTCTAGATCCTCCCAGTCGGTAATTTACAGCGATTTGGAAAAGAGGATTCTGGTCACCAGATCGCGGGACTTTAAGGACGTCTAGAATCGTGTCAAAATCGGCATTCGAGTTGGACAGGGCAGCCAAGGTGATGTCTCTAGTTCGCTTTGCTAACGTGCTAAAGCTTTCGTCGGCATCCGTCTTGAATCTTAGAGGTAGGATGTTGGTGAAGTAGCCGATGGTTGTCATGTCCTCTGCAGTCGCTCGGTTTGCGTCGAGAATTCCAATGGAGAAGTCATTCACACCAAGACACCTTGATACAAATGCAGCGATGGATGAGAGGTAGAAGTGGAAGGGTGTCACATGCATCTCTCCACTGGCTTGTTTGATCTGGCTAACCAGCGATCTGGAGAGCATCACATCAAGCGTTTCTGTATCATAAGACTTTAGCACCTGCCGACACTGCACTCGAGAGATGGGGAACAGAGGCAGAGGTTCAGGCAGAGTGCCGTAGACATCTTTCCAAAATTGCAGCTCTTTCTGAACCTTTTCAGGCGCCGccttttgttgctgcttaTTGGCAAGGTCAATTGCTTGCTGAACGGGAGATGAAAAATCGCCGCCCGCGTATGCCTTGTTCAGCTCGCTGAGGAAAATGGCCCAACTGACACCATCGAGGGCAATATGGTGAAAGGTGAAAATAATGTGATGCTGAGTGCGGGATAAAGAAAGTACTTGGATCTTCATCCATACTCCACTCTCCAAGTTGAACTCTGTGGTCTTCATAGCATCAAGAGTAGCCTGGATTTCCCCATTGTCCTGGATGTTCTTGTGTTCTATGGCGATGCGCGCTTCTTTACCAACTCCTTGCATAGCCTTGCCAGTTGCATCGTTCAAAAAGAAGGAACTTCGAAGACCTTCGTGTTTTTTGACAATAGTGCTGAGCGCTTTCTTGAGTCTGCTCATCTCGAACGGGCCTTGTAATTTACCAGACATTGTGACGTTGTATGTTGCCTTATCCTCCAGATAGACGTTTAGGAAGTACAGGCGGCTCTGACCTGGAGTCATCTCGCTAACTCGTTCGTACACAGGCTCCTCTACTGATGTCACCTCCGAGACTGAAGATGATCCCGTGGAAGCTCTGGACATTAGCGCACTAGCATtgtcttccatcttcaaggtGGACACTTCGGTGGGCGCTGAAGACGggaccttgagcttctgcatATTCGCTGAACTCAACAAGTCATTATTAactgctggagctgcatcAGTTGTCGGTGCACTCGTTTCAGCCGAGGAAATCAGTGTCGGTGGAAGCAGCACCAGAGCATCTTGGCAAATCTCTGCGAGAGAAGCACCGCTCAAGATCTTTAGAACCGGCATGTCGACATTCACCTCTTTCAAAAACCAGGATCTAATCTCGACAGATACCAGTGAATCAATTCCAAGTACTAACAGTGGAGTAGAATGATCAATGACATCAGCGTGGACTTGGAGAATCATGGCAAGCTTCTCTGCACAGGCACCCTGCAATATGGCCAAGGCATCTTCGCTATTCTTAGCTGCGGCCAATCTGCCCTTGACACTCTGTGATGATTGCGCCTGTTGATTATCCGAGTCTTCTTCATTGCTCTCGTGACGCACGTAAGTTGCAAACCGAGGATTGCTATACCACGGCGCATTGGGCTCCTCTccgatgccgatgatgatcTCTGGATCCTCCTTGGAAGTCGGCTGTCCTGCAGCAATGGCCTCAGCAAAGACACCGTGGAACTCTGGTTCAGATATTCTCATGTATCCAAATTTCTTTAAGTGGTCCTCGTACTGCTCTAGATTGCGGTCGACAAAGCCCACACCGAGGAGGAAAGCAATATCAATGATTGACGCTGCAACGCCCCTCTGCTTTCGCTGGCGCACAAGAGAGTGCATGTACATGTTTGCCGCAGCATAGTTAGATTGT
This genomic stretch from Trichoderma breve strain T069 chromosome 1, whole genome shotgun sequence harbors:
- a CDS encoding cytochrome p450 domain-containing protein produces the protein MDWFSFGYVAKVAFGSLVFFETVQIIYNIYFHPLRHIPGPWLFRAKRLFYVIRFNQGRLSYDVHKWHAKYGPIVRIAPDELAFEDPDAFKDIYGRRPDDEMTKPDRSYHLIGEARSIMNETKEKHARLRKQLALGFSERSMRDQEPIIGNYVDLLIKRLHEHCIDGDKLDPITGEKAKRELNMTAWYAWTTFDIIGDLAFGEPFGCLERAKYDPWVAAIGKAVRFSPVILGAKLLGYEWALRPLLSMLNKYRREHNRLCMEKLQRRMAMSAERPDLIEGLLQKAKDWDMDVRQVMQNSSNLIIAGSETTATGLAGITYLLLKNPDALQKVVQEVRSSFSSEDEITLLSVNNLPFMFACINEALRLYPPVALGLPRIVPREGAVIAGQFVPQGMTVSTWHWAIYHSERLWNKPFEFHPERFLHDPSFANDRLEALQPFSVGPRNCLGRNLAYAEMRLILARILFNFDLKLVNEEEDWMDQCTFILWEKGPLNVYLTPVKK